A window of the Hordeum vulgare subsp. vulgare chromosome 5H, MorexV3_pseudomolecules_assembly, whole genome shotgun sequence genome harbors these coding sequences:
- the LOC123398761 gene encoding probable pathogenesis-related protein CaO19.6200, whose translation MHADQLVPAVVAAVAVLCLLIAGRADGQDEYVPAAAGSEEAVEPQPGTAAAGGEEYVPQPGLLPGASLAKAFTGGYFPQQPKAEPEPEQTTTEPEPEPEQTTREPEPITPTRDQGDFYRTGVTPTAPEPPAMLTSPETWEKPWTPFVPKTPSYVPQTPAFVPKTPSYVPQTPAYVPQTPAFVPQTPAYVPKTPAYVPQTPAYVPQTPAYVPQQQSGGGGSYAGGGGNKQVDDDGEPVDGLSPKAIDNILKEHNAFRAKEHVPPLTWNATVAQYAQQYANKRKGDCALKHSTGPYGENLKYGEGKAWTWRHTVDEWSEEKKNYHYGSNSCDAGKQCGHYTAVVWKGTTGVGCGRVTCTTGDTLMVCSYYPPGNYDGEKPY comes from the exons ATGCACGCCGATCAGCTAGTACCGGCGGTCGTCGCCGCCGTGGCCGTGTTGTGCCTGCTCATCGCCGGCCGCGCGGACGGCCAGGACGAGTACGTCCCTGCTGCCGCGGGGAGCGAAGAGGCGGTGGAGCCGCAGCCGGGGACCGCCGCAGCCGGCGGCGAGGAGTACGTCCCGCAGCCGGGGTTGCTGCCGGGGGCCTCCCTAGCCAAGGCGTTCACCGGCGGCTACTTCCCGCAGCAGCCCAAGGCCGAGCCGGAGCCGGAGCAGACGACCACGGAaccggagccggagccggagcaGACGACCAGGGAACCGGAGCCGATCACGCCCACGCGCGACCAGGGCGATTTCTACCGCACCGGCGTGACGCCGACCGCGCCTGAGCCGCCTGCGATGCTAACCTCGCCGGAGACGTGGGAGAAGCCGTGGACGCCATTTGTACCCAAGACGCCGTCGTATGTGCCCCAGACGCCGGCGTTTGTTCCCAAGACGCCGTCGTATGTGCCCCAGACGCCGGCGTATGTGCCCCAGACGCCGGCGTTTGTGCCCCAGACGCCTGCGTACGTGCCCAAGACGCCGGCGTACGTGCCCCAGACGCCGGCGTACGTGCCCCAGACGCCGGCGTATGTGCCCCAGCAGcagagtggcggcggcggatcgTACGCTGGCGGGGGCGGCAACAAGCAGGTGGACGACGACGGGGAGCCGGTGGACGGGCTGAGCCCCAAGGCCATCGACAACATCCTCAAGGAGCACAACGCTTTCCGCGCCAAGGAGCACGTGCCCCCTCTCAC GTGGAACGCGACGGTGGCGCAGTACGCGCAGCAGTACGCGAACAAGCGCAAGGGGGACTGCGCGCTGAAGCACTCGACGGGGCCGTACGGGGAGAACCTCAAGTACGGGGAGGGCAAGGCGTGGACGTGGCGCCACACCGTCGACGAGTGgagcgaggagaagaagaactacCACTACGGCTCCAACTCCTGCGACGCCGGCAAGCAGTGCGGCCACTACACCGCCGTCGTCTGGAAGGGCACCACCGGCGTCGGCTGCGGCCGCGTCACCTGCACCACCGGCGACACGCTCATGGTCTGCAGCTACTACCCGCCTGGGAACTACGACGGCGAGAAGCCATACTAA
- the LOC123396425 gene encoding EPIDERMAL PATTERNING FACTOR-like protein 2, with protein MARRRHAVVVVLFLVILASSAAATEEERGSVGAMMRQTLGSRPPSCEGQCRWMCGGRRCVAVQVPVTPRDLEQQQQQLKKKKTKKEMEKTTSPAAGRGGGGAAVLPSSYDDHSNYKPLGWRCKCLHS; from the exons ATGGCGCGCCGCCGCCATGCCGTCGTGGTCGTCCTCTTCCTCGTGATCCTcgcctccagcgccgccgccaccgag GAGGAACGGGGCAGCGTGGGGGCGATGATGCGGCAGACGCTGGGGTCCCGGCCGCCGAGCTGCGAGGGGCAGTGCCGGTGGATGTGCGGCGGCCGCCGGTGCGTGGCCGTGCAGGTGCCCGTCACCCCGCGCGAcctggagcagcagcagcagcagctgaagaagaagaaaacgaagaaggagatggagaagacgACATCGCCGGCGgcaggccgaggaggaggaggggcggcggtccTGCCGTCCTCGTACGACGACCACTCCAACTACAAGCCGCTCGGGTGGAGGTGCAAGTGCCTCCACTCCTAG